One genomic region from Cyanobium usitatum str. Tous encodes:
- a CDS encoding DUF1611 domain-containing protein, whose translation MLSPSAPVVLLQHGGLNDLSGKTGLAMLRYRSGPIVAVIDPAFAGSDLQQVSGIERAVPVVADMAAALAYGPEVAVVGLAPSGGRLPQAMRADLLVALQAGLNLASGLHSRLGDDPELAAACSRAGQWIWDLRQEPAGLEVAAARAAALPCRRVLAVGSDMAVGKMSACLELQAEARRRGLDARFVGTGQAGILISGQGVALDAVRIDYAAGAVETAVLAAAAGAGPEALLLVEGQGSLCHPGSSATLPLLRGSQPTELLLVHRAGQSHVRTRPGEVPVAIAPLSELIAALEALAALGRPDGLRPRVRAVALNTAQLDAAAAQLAVDATAAELGLPCADPVRDGAEVLLQALQ comes from the coding sequence ATGTTGAGCCCAAGCGCTCCGGTCGTGCTGCTGCAGCACGGCGGCCTCAACGACCTCAGCGGCAAGACCGGTTTGGCGATGTTGCGCTATCGCAGTGGGCCGATCGTGGCGGTGATCGATCCGGCTTTCGCTGGCTCCGACCTGCAGCAGGTGAGCGGCATTGAGCGGGCTGTGCCGGTGGTGGCTGACATGGCGGCGGCCCTGGCCTACGGGCCCGAGGTGGCGGTGGTGGGGCTGGCCCCCTCCGGTGGCCGCCTGCCACAAGCGATGCGGGCCGATCTGCTGGTGGCGCTGCAGGCGGGGCTGAACCTGGCCAGTGGCCTGCACAGCCGCCTTGGCGATGATCCCGAGCTGGCTGCTGCCTGCAGCCGAGCCGGCCAGTGGATCTGGGACCTGCGCCAGGAGCCGGCTGGCTTGGAGGTGGCCGCAGCGCGAGCCGCTGCCCTGCCCTGCCGCCGGGTGCTGGCAGTTGGTTCGGATATGGCCGTGGGCAAGATGAGCGCCTGCTTGGAGTTGCAGGCTGAGGCCAGGCGCCGCGGCCTCGATGCTCGCTTTGTGGGCACGGGGCAGGCGGGAATCTTGATCAGCGGCCAGGGCGTGGCCCTCGATGCCGTGCGGATTGATTACGCCGCCGGTGCCGTGGAGACGGCCGTGCTGGCCGCCGCCGCTGGGGCCGGGCCGGAGGCGTTGCTGCTGGTGGAGGGCCAGGGGTCCCTTTGCCATCCGGGCTCCAGCGCCACCTTGCCCCTGCTGCGTGGCAGCCAGCCCACCGAGCTGCTGCTGGTGCACCGCGCTGGCCAGAGCCACGTGCGCACCCGACCAGGGGAGGTGCCGGTGGCGATCGCGCCCCTGAGCGAGTTGATCGCGGCGCTGGAGGCCCTGGCGGCCTTGGGGCGGCCCGATGGCCTGCGGCCGCGGGTGCGGGCGGTGGCGCTCAACACCGCCCAATTGGACGCCGCCGCAGCCCAGCTTGCTGTTGACGCCACCGCGGCTGAGCTCGGCTTGCCCTGCGCCGATCCGGTGCGTGATGGGGCTGAAGTTTTGCTGCAGGCGCTGCAGTAA
- a CDS encoding bifunctional folylpolyglutamate synthase/dihydrofolate synthase has protein sequence MVAKHDPFADLIEPFSRRGVDLGLDRLQAALAELGNPERRFAAVQVAGTNGKGSICTLVHQALLASGIRAGLYTSPHLVSWTERIRLGDTPIAAPDLRRHLETATPIAQRHQLTPFELVTAAAFLAFAEANCELVVLEVGLGGRLDATTCHPHRPVIGFASVGLDHAEFLGPDPATIAAEKAGVLQPGAVAISAPQSPEVAAVLVERAAAVGAKLRWVEPLDLNQWTLGLSGAVQAANGAVALGLLQALGARGWPVNDPVIRRGFAAARWPGRLQQLSWGGQPLLLDGAHNLPAALALRSELDAHPERHGLTSGPRHWLLGMLANKQGPEIAAALLAPGDRAWIVPVPGHACWSLEALTAACPRLASQLHSAPCLEAGLAQAGSGLQRVVVAGSLYLIGQIAPSEQAPVASPGTSGFG, from the coding sequence TTGGTCGCTAAACACGACCCCTTCGCCGACCTGATCGAGCCATTCAGCCGCCGCGGCGTCGACTTGGGCCTCGATCGCCTCCAGGCGGCCCTAGCCGAGCTTGGTAACCCCGAGCGCCGCTTTGCCGCCGTGCAGGTGGCGGGCACCAACGGCAAGGGCTCGATCTGCACCCTGGTGCACCAGGCCCTGCTGGCCAGCGGCATCCGCGCCGGCCTCTACACCTCGCCCCACCTGGTGAGCTGGACCGAGCGCATCCGGCTGGGCGACACCCCAATCGCCGCACCAGACCTGCGCCGCCACCTGGAAACCGCCACACCGATCGCCCAACGCCACCAGCTCACGCCGTTTGAGCTGGTGACCGCCGCGGCCTTCCTGGCCTTCGCGGAGGCGAACTGTGAGCTGGTGGTGCTGGAGGTGGGACTGGGGGGCCGGCTCGACGCCACCACCTGCCATCCCCACCGGCCCGTGATCGGCTTTGCCTCGGTGGGGCTCGACCACGCCGAGTTCCTCGGGCCAGATCCAGCCACGATTGCCGCCGAGAAAGCCGGCGTGCTCCAGCCGGGGGCCGTGGCAATTAGCGCTCCCCAGAGCCCGGAGGTGGCGGCGGTGCTGGTGGAGCGGGCTGCCGCAGTGGGAGCCAAACTGCGCTGGGTGGAGCCGCTGGATCTCAACCAGTGGACCCTGGGGCTTTCAGGAGCCGTGCAGGCCGCCAATGGCGCCGTCGCCCTGGGCCTGCTGCAGGCCTTAGGGGCGCGGGGCTGGCCGGTCAACGACCCAGTCATACGCCGCGGTTTCGCAGCAGCCCGCTGGCCAGGCCGCCTGCAACAACTGAGTTGGGGCGGCCAGCCCCTGCTGCTCGATGGCGCCCACAACCTGCCGGCCGCCCTCGCCCTGCGCTCTGAGCTCGACGCCCATCCCGAGCGCCACGGCCTGACCTCCGGCCCGCGCCACTGGCTGCTCGGCATGCTGGCTAATAAGCAGGGGCCGGAGATAGCCGCGGCCCTGCTAGCCCCAGGCGACCGGGCCTGGATCGTGCCGGTGCCGGGGCACGCCTGCTGGAGCCTTGAGGCCCTTACCGCCGCCTGTCCCAGACTCGCTAGCCAGCTGCACAGCGCTCCCTGCCTCGAGGCCGGACTGGCCCAAGCGGGAAGTGGCTTGCAGCGCGTGGTAGTTGCTGGCTCTCTCTACCTAATCGGCCAGATAGCCCCATCAGAGCAAGCCCCAGTTGCAAGCCCAGGGACTTCTGGTTTTGGTTAA
- a CDS encoding pentapeptide repeat-containing protein → MAPLFELLSAAQSGANSVAKSIAQSLALSLVLGLLLLSPLFSPLPAAADFSGVDYTLTNQNEQDFSGQDLANTSFAGATGRHANFSGADLHGAILTQAAFPYANFAGADLSGTLMDKVDLSGADLSGAILAGAIASGSSFRGANVTDADFSDALIDRVDQRSLCRDAEGTNPITGADTRLSLGC, encoded by the coding sequence ATGGCTCCCCTCTTCGAGCTCCTATCAGCGGCCCAGTCAGGAGCTAATTCAGTGGCGAAATCAATAGCGCAATCATTAGCCCTTTCCCTAGTCCTAGGGCTGCTGCTGCTTTCTCCACTGTTTTCCCCATTGCCGGCGGCGGCCGACTTCTCCGGCGTGGACTACACGCTCACCAACCAGAACGAGCAGGATTTCAGCGGCCAGGATCTAGCCAATACCTCCTTCGCTGGAGCCACGGGACGACACGCCAACTTCAGCGGCGCAGATCTGCACGGGGCGATTCTCACCCAGGCGGCCTTCCCCTATGCCAATTTCGCCGGCGCCGATCTCAGCGGCACCCTGATGGACAAGGTGGACCTCTCCGGCGCCGATCTCAGCGGGGCAATCCTCGCCGGGGCAATCGCCTCGGGCAGCAGCTTTCGCGGCGCCAACGTCACCGATGCCGACTTCAGCGACGCCCTGATCGACCGGGTAGACCAGCGCTCCCTCTGCCGCGATGCCGAAGGCACCAACCCGATCACCGGCGCCGATACCCGCCTCAGCCTGGGCTGTTAA
- a CDS encoding D-alanine--D-alanine ligase family protein: MTPTPIAVGLIFGGASGEHAVSIRSAATVAAAVRDAENASSYALHCFYIDPEGRWWGAELADAVLRQGSPARPEQLPQPLPPPGFRGLPPGALEIDVWLPVLHGPNGEDGTIQGLFTLMQVPYVGSGVLGSAVGMDKQAMKAAFAAAGLPQVPYACVSASAVASGGTALLDQLESQLGYPCFVKPANLGSSVGISKATDRPSLQAGLKLAAALDPRLVVEQGVTARELECAVRGGGHQPLQASVLGEICFEADWYDYDTKYSEGKSHTVIPALVPEAVAERCRAMAIEACEAVGAMGLSRVDFFFCEASGELWLNEINTLPGFTSQSMYPMLWAATGVTLPTLVRELIEGAREWHLQVFSGGPST; the protein is encoded by the coding sequence ATGACTCCCACCCCCATCGCCGTTGGTCTGATCTTTGGGGGAGCCTCCGGCGAACACGCCGTGTCAATCCGTTCCGCCGCCACGGTGGCTGCCGCCGTGCGGGATGCCGAAAACGCGTCTTCATACGCGCTGCATTGCTTCTACATCGACCCCGAAGGGCGCTGGTGGGGAGCTGAGTTGGCCGATGCTGTGCTGCGCCAGGGCAGCCCGGCCCGGCCCGAGCAACTGCCCCAACCGCTGCCGCCGCCTGGATTTCGGGGCTTACCCCCAGGCGCCCTGGAGATTGATGTGTGGCTGCCGGTGCTGCACGGCCCCAACGGCGAAGACGGCACGATCCAGGGGCTATTCACCCTGATGCAGGTTCCCTATGTGGGTTCGGGGGTGCTGGGCTCGGCGGTGGGCATGGATAAGCAGGCGATGAAGGCCGCCTTCGCCGCCGCCGGCCTGCCCCAGGTGCCCTATGCCTGCGTGTCGGCCAGCGCGGTGGCGAGCGGCGGTACAGCCCTGCTCGACCAGCTGGAGAGCCAGCTCGGCTACCCCTGCTTCGTTAAACCCGCCAACCTGGGCTCTTCAGTGGGCATCAGTAAGGCCACTGATCGGCCCAGCCTGCAGGCCGGACTAAAGCTTGCGGCCGCCCTTGATCCGCGGCTGGTGGTGGAGCAGGGGGTCACGGCCCGGGAATTGGAATGCGCCGTGCGGGGCGGCGGCCACCAGCCCCTGCAGGCCTCGGTGCTGGGCGAAATCTGCTTTGAAGCTGATTGGTACGACTACGACACCAAATACAGCGAGGGCAAAAGCCACACCGTGATCCCGGCGCTGGTGCCAGAGGCGGTGGCTGAACGCTGCCGGGCCATGGCGATCGAGGCCTGTGAGGCAGTTGGTGCCATGGGGCTTTCGCGGGTTGACTTCTTCTTCTGCGAAGCCAGCGGCGAGCTGTGGCTCAACGAGATCAACACCCTGCCGGGCTTTACCAGCCAGAGCATGTACCCGATGCTCTGGGCCGCCACCGGTGTGACGCTGCCCACCTTGGTGCGCGAATTGATTGAAGGGGCCCGAGAATGGCACTTGCAAGTTTTCAGCGGAGGCCCTTCGACATGA
- the miaB gene encoding tRNA (N6-isopentenyl adenosine(37)-C2)-methylthiotransferase MiaB produces MTATNLSTNVARGSYWITTFGCQMNKADSERMAGILEAMGYQEGTDEHSADLVLYNTCTIRDSAEQKVYSYLGRQAQRKRLNPNLTLVVAGCVAQQEGESLLRRVPELDLVMGPQHANRLDTLLAQVEQGQQVLATGEQHILEDITTARRDSQVCGWVNVIYGCNERCTYCVVPSVRGQEQSRLPGAIKLEMEGLAARGFKEITLLGQNIDAYGRDLPGISPEGRRAHTLTDLLHHVHDVAGIERIRFATSHPRYFTERLIDACADLPKVCEHFHVPFQSGDDDVLKAMARGYTVDRYRRIVERIRERMPDAAISADAIVAFPGESDAQYRRTLALIEEIGFDLVNTAAYSPRPHTPAADWPDQLSEAVKVERLQELNALVERTAQQRSNRYAGRCEEILVESSNPKNSNQVMGRTRTNRLTFFPGQNLDGSPIKPGDLVTVQIEEVRAFSLSGKLA; encoded by the coding sequence ATGACGGCCACCAACCTCAGCACCAACGTCGCCCGCGGCAGCTACTGGATCACCACCTTTGGCTGCCAGATGAACAAGGCGGATTCCGAGCGCATGGCCGGGATCCTGGAAGCCATGGGCTACCAGGAGGGGACAGACGAGCACAGCGCCGATCTGGTGCTCTACAACACCTGCACAATCCGCGATAGCGCCGAGCAGAAGGTTTACAGCTACCTAGGCCGCCAGGCCCAACGCAAGCGCCTCAACCCCAACCTCACCCTGGTGGTGGCGGGCTGTGTGGCCCAGCAGGAGGGCGAATCCTTGCTGCGGCGCGTGCCCGAGCTGGATCTGGTGATGGGCCCCCAGCACGCCAACCGACTGGACACCTTGCTGGCCCAGGTGGAGCAGGGTCAGCAGGTGCTGGCCACCGGTGAGCAGCACATCCTTGAAGACATCACCACCGCTCGCCGAGATAGCCAGGTATGCGGCTGGGTGAATGTGATCTACGGCTGCAATGAACGCTGCACCTACTGCGTGGTGCCCTCGGTGCGCGGCCAGGAGCAGTCGCGGCTGCCGGGCGCCATCAAGCTGGAGATGGAGGGCCTGGCGGCGCGCGGCTTTAAAGAGATCACCCTGCTGGGCCAAAACATCGATGCCTACGGCCGTGACCTGCCCGGCATCAGCCCGGAGGGCCGCCGGGCCCACACCCTCACCGACCTGCTGCATCACGTTCACGACGTGGCCGGAATTGAGCGGATTCGCTTTGCCACCAGCCACCCGCGCTACTTCACCGAGCGCCTGATCGATGCTTGCGCCGACCTACCCAAGGTGTGCGAGCACTTCCATGTGCCCTTCCAGAGCGGCGACGACGATGTGCTCAAAGCCATGGCCCGCGGTTACACGGTGGATCGCTACCGCCGCATCGTTGAGCGCATCCGCGAGCGCATGCCCGATGCCGCCATCAGCGCCGATGCGATCGTGGCCTTCCCGGGCGAAAGCGACGCCCAATACCGCCGCACCCTGGCCCTGATTGAGGAGATCGGCTTCGACCTGGTCAATACCGCCGCCTACTCGCCGCGGCCCCACACCCCAGCGGCCGACTGGCCAGACCAGCTCAGCGAGGCGGTGAAGGTGGAGCGCCTGCAGGAGCTCAACGCCCTGGTGGAGCGCACCGCCCAGCAGCGCAGCAACCGCTACGCCGGCCGCTGTGAAGAGATCCTGGTGGAAAGCAGCAATCCCAAAAACTCCAACCAGGTGATGGGCCGCACCCGCACCAACCGGCTCACCTTTTTCCCCGGCCAAAACCTCGATGGCAGCCCGATCAAACCGGGCGACCTAGTGACGGTCCAAATCGAAGAGGTGCGCGCCTTCTCCTTGAGCGGCAAACTGGCCTGA
- a CDS encoding aspartate aminotransferase family protein, producing MDTYARFPISLTRGRGVWVWDSNGKRYLDCVAGIAVCTLGHSDGRLKRALSRQLGKLQHVSNLYRIPEQEELAAAITASSCLDRVFFCNSGAEANEAAIKLARKHGHTVRGISTGDGKAPLILTAQASFHGRTLAAVTATGQPKYHQGFEPMVQGFRYFPYNDTAAFEALLATCEVQGPRVAAVLLEPIQGEGGVHPGNRAFFQRVRELCDAHHILLIFDEVQIGVGRSGQLWGYEQLGVEPDAITLAKGLGGGIPIGALAVKASVDHFRPGEHASTFGGNPFACRAGLTVLAELERRDLVSHVQRMGGLLQELLAELVSRHPTLLEGVRGWGLLQGLVLREEAPSAPDIVKAAMEQGLLLVPAGPRVVRFVPPLVIQPRHLRLAVDRLERALVSLGR from the coding sequence ATGGACACCTACGCCCGCTTCCCGATCAGCCTCACCAGGGGCCGGGGAGTCTGGGTTTGGGATAGCAATGGCAAGCGCTATCTCGACTGCGTAGCCGGCATTGCCGTCTGCACCCTCGGCCACAGCGACGGGCGGCTGAAGCGGGCCTTAAGCCGCCAGCTGGGCAAGCTGCAGCACGTATCCAATCTGTATCGAATCCCCGAGCAGGAGGAACTCGCCGCTGCGATCACCGCCAGCAGCTGCCTGGATCGGGTTTTCTTCTGCAACTCCGGCGCTGAGGCCAATGAGGCCGCCATCAAGCTGGCCCGGAAGCACGGCCACACGGTGAGGGGCATCTCCACTGGCGACGGCAAGGCGCCCCTAATCCTCACCGCCCAGGCCAGCTTCCACGGCCGCACCCTGGCTGCGGTTACGGCCACGGGCCAGCCCAAGTACCACCAGGGCTTTGAGCCGATGGTGCAGGGCTTCCGCTACTTCCCTTACAACGACACTGCCGCCTTTGAAGCCCTGCTCGCCACCTGCGAAGTGCAGGGTCCGCGGGTGGCCGCCGTGCTGCTCGAACCAATTCAGGGCGAAGGCGGCGTGCATCCCGGCAACAGGGCCTTTTTTCAGCGGGTGCGCGAGCTCTGTGACGCCCACCACATCCTGCTGATCTTTGATGAAGTGCAGATCGGCGTTGGCCGTAGCGGCCAGCTCTGGGGCTACGAGCAGCTGGGTGTCGAGCCCGATGCCATCACCCTGGCCAAGGGCCTCGGCGGCGGCATCCCCATCGGTGCCCTGGCGGTGAAAGCCTCAGTGGATCACTTCCGCCCCGGCGAACACGCCAGCACCTTCGGCGGCAACCCCTTCGCCTGCCGCGCCGGCCTCACCGTGCTAGCCGAACTGGAGCGGCGCGACCTGGTCAGCCACGTGCAGCGGATGGGCGGACTGCTGCAGGAGCTGCTGGCCGAGCTAGTGAGCCGCCATCCCACCCTGCTGGAGGGGGTACGGGGCTGGGGGCTGCTGCAAGGCCTGGTGCTGCGCGAAGAGGCCCCCAGCGCTCCTGACATCGTCAAGGCGGCCATGGAGCAGGGGCTGCTGCTGGTGCCCGCCGGCCCACGGGTGGTGCGCTTCGTGCCCCCGCTGGTGATCCAGCCCCGCCACCTGCGCCTGGCTGTCGACCGCCTCGAGCGCGCCCTAGTCAGCCTTGGTCGCTAA
- a CDS encoding amidohydrolase family protein translates to MELRLPRGLLDPRLGGAGFRADADGLVSLRIAFEAGRITAISPLPAQTATAANLPLALTPLVEPHAHLDKAFSAAAFPNRAGTMAAALAANQREYVQRSVEQVAERAERALERAWRNGVRAIRSHIDSVGVGAEPSWEALLAARERWRERLELQLVALAPMAHWLTAEGQSLARRVAAGQGLLGGVIGPPYGQGAARRSADREALLALLDLAERHGCGVDLHVDEADSCPGEGVAMVAQLVLEQRRAVAITCSHASSMALLPQRNCDRLADWLAAANIAVVALPTTNFWLLGRRPGRTPWRRPLAPIRSLQQAGVRLAIGGDNVQDPWYPGGDFDPIELLRWSAPLCQLMPWQRLGLAPFSTAAAAVLELAWDGVVRLGAPADLVLLGAGSWGELLARPPQRRVLRQGVWLPPPEAELPSPLLPPHG, encoded by the coding sequence GTGGAGCTGCGTCTGCCCCGGGGGCTGCTGGATCCGCGCCTGGGCGGAGCCGGGTTTCGCGCCGATGCGGATGGCTTGGTGTCCCTGCGCATCGCTTTCGAGGCGGGACGGATCACGGCCATTTCGCCCCTGCCCGCCCAGACTGCTACTGCGGCCAACTTGCCCCTGGCCCTAACCCCCCTGGTTGAGCCCCACGCCCACCTGGATAAGGCTTTCAGCGCCGCCGCCTTTCCCAACCGGGCCGGCACGATGGCGGCGGCCTTAGCTGCCAACCAACGCGAATACGTTCAGCGCAGCGTTGAGCAGGTGGCTGAGCGGGCTGAGCGGGCCCTAGAGCGGGCCTGGCGCAATGGCGTGCGGGCGATCCGCAGCCACATCGATAGCGTGGGGGTTGGGGCCGAGCCCAGCTGGGAAGCCCTGCTGGCGGCCCGTGAGCGCTGGCGCGAGCGGCTGGAGCTGCAGCTGGTGGCCCTGGCACCGATGGCCCATTGGCTCACGGCGGAGGGGCAGTCCCTGGCCCGGCGGGTGGCCGCTGGCCAGGGACTGCTGGGTGGGGTGATCGGGCCGCCCTATGGCCAGGGTGCCGCTCGCCGCAGCGCCGACCGCGAGGCCCTGCTGGCCCTGCTTGACCTGGCCGAGCGCCATGGTTGCGGGGTGGATCTGCACGTTGATGAGGCCGATTCCTGCCCTGGCGAGGGGGTGGCGATGGTGGCCCAGTTGGTGTTGGAGCAGCGCCGCGCCGTGGCGATCACCTGCAGCCACGCCAGCAGCATGGCCCTGTTGCCGCAACGCAACTGCGACCGGCTGGCCGATTGGCTGGCCGCCGCCAACATCGCCGTGGTAGCTCTGCCCACCACCAATTTCTGGCTGCTGGGGCGCCGGCCCGGGCGCACCCCCTGGCGGCGGCCCCTGGCGCCGATCCGCAGCCTGCAGCAGGCGGGCGTGCGGCTGGCCATTGGCGGCGACAACGTGCAAGACCCCTGGTATCCAGGTGGTGATTTCGATCCCATTGAGCTGCTGCGCTGGTCGGCGCCGCTCTGCCAATTGATGCCCTGGCAGCGGCTGGGCCTGGCCCCCTTCAGCACCGCCGCCGCAGCCGTGCTGGAGCTGGCCTGGGATGGGGTGGTGCGGCTTGGGGCACCCGCCGATTTAGTGCTGCTTGGGGCTGGTAGCTGGGGGGAGCTGCTGGCCCGGCCGCCCCAGCGGCGGGTGTTGCGTCAAGGCGTCTGGCTGCCGCCGCCCGAAGCTGAGCTGCCTTCACCCCTTTTGCCACCCCATGGCTGA
- a CDS encoding dipeptide epimerase encodes MQLRLRRFQLTKAVPLAISRGTTAAVEHLLVSLEHDGLTGIGETGGFETGHRHYDTDAVAAELEAVAPQLAALAPQPLQALEPLLAALSPPARCGLDLALHDWWGKRLNQPLHRLWGLDPGACVATSVTLGLGTPEAVLARLERWWLQLPATRIKLKLGSPAGIAHDLALLEGVASALEQRRQQTGSACELQVDANGGWDLATARAMLEPLERAGVVLLEQPLAPLLDPQLDTAGFAALHGLCPLPLVADESCWQLADLLRLAPHVDGINIKLLKSGGLSEALLLAQTARRLGLGVMVGCYSDGALLNGAAAQLLPLVTWPDLDSHLNLVDDPFKGLPVQGDVLIPPAGPGLGIDLGVAMGQSSC; translated from the coding sequence ATGCAGCTTCGCCTGCGCCGCTTTCAGCTCACCAAGGCCGTGCCCCTGGCCATCAGCCGCGGCACGACGGCTGCGGTGGAGCACCTGCTGGTGAGCCTTGAGCACGACGGACTCACGGGCATCGGCGAGACCGGCGGCTTTGAGACCGGCCACCGCCATTACGACACCGATGCCGTTGCGGCGGAGCTGGAGGCGGTTGCCCCCCAGCTTGCGGCTCTGGCGCCCCAGCCCCTGCAGGCCCTGGAGCCCCTGCTGGCCGCCCTGAGCCCCCCCGCCCGTTGTGGCTTGGATCTGGCCCTGCACGATTGGTGGGGCAAAAGGTTGAACCAGCCGCTGCACCGGCTCTGGGGCCTGGATCCAGGCGCCTGTGTCGCCACCAGCGTCACCCTTGGCTTAGGTACGCCCGAGGCTGTCCTGGCGCGGCTCGAGCGCTGGTGGCTGCAGCTGCCTGCCACCCGCATCAAGCTCAAGCTGGGCAGTCCCGCTGGCATCGCCCACGACCTGGCCCTGCTGGAGGGGGTGGCTAGCGCCCTCGAGCAGCGGCGCCAGCAGACCGGCAGCGCCTGCGAGCTGCAGGTGGATGCCAACGGCGGCTGGGATCTGGCCACAGCCCGGGCCATGCTCGAGCCCCTGGAGCGGGCCGGCGTGGTGCTGCTGGAGCAGCCCCTGGCGCCCCTGCTGGATCCCCAGCTGGATACCGCTGGCTTTGCAGCTCTGCACGGCCTTTGCCCCCTGCCCCTGGTGGCCGATGAGAGCTGCTGGCAGCTGGCCGATCTGCTGCGGCTGGCCCCCCACGTAGATGGCATCAACATCAAGTTGCTCAAGAGCGGTGGCCTCAGCGAGGCCCTGCTGCTGGCCCAGACGGCTCGTCGCTTGGGTTTAGGGGTGATGGTGGGCTGCTACTCCGATGGCGCCCTGCTCAATGGCGCCGCAGCCCAGCTGCTGCCCCTGGTGACCTGGCCCGACCTCGATAGCCACCTCAACCTGGTGGACGACCCCTTCAAGGGGCTGCCTGTGCAGGGAGACGTGCTGATTCCGCCAGCGGGCCCCGGCCTTGGCATCGATCTGGGTGTTGCCATGGGGCAGTCGTCATGTTGA
- a CDS encoding DUF4359 domain-containing protein — MVCRSDTPARFAWAPGLLVLALAGGGLALTNPAPADFRSYASDRLVEEISKELCADGGVPVLLRMAINNCVGLVEAQREALAAVVLSHTRRRNYGVVSVFETELGGQSLLRWQVPRFRSTVVGVAGQFVLISAATDGSESP, encoded by the coding sequence TTGGTTTGCCGTTCGGACACCCCGGCCCGCTTTGCCTGGGCGCCTGGCTTGCTCGTGCTCGCCCTAGCTGGCGGCGGGCTTGCCCTCACCAATCCAGCCCCTGCCGACTTTCGCTCCTACGCCAGTGATCGCCTAGTGGAAGAGATCAGCAAGGAGCTCTGCGCCGATGGCGGCGTGCCGGTTCTGTTGCGGATGGCGATCAACAACTGTGTGGGACTTGTTGAGGCCCAGCGAGAGGCCTTGGCGGCCGTGGTGCTCAGCCACACCCGCCGCCGCAACTACGGGGTGGTGAGTGTTTTCGAAACTGAGCTGGGCGGCCAATCGCTGCTGCGCTGGCAGGTGCCGCGCTTTCGCTCCACCGTGGTGGGAGTAGCCGGTCAATTTGTCTTGATCAGCGCTGCCACCGACGGTTCCGAGAGCCCCTAG
- a CDS encoding FAD-binding oxidoreductase yields the protein MAERCPEAQITALAAELGRLDSALLLLGAESPMELERLSRDYYDYSPVLVPLLQGCRAQLVARATTVEQVLLVAGACARHGVPLTVRGAGTGNYGQCVPLQGGLVLDLSGLNQLRQLDEATGVLEVEAGALMGAIEQQLAPRGRALRLVPSTVRSASIGGFIAGGSGGIGSLRWGFLRDPGNLLGLEVVTLEPEPRLLQLDAAASAPLNHAYGTNGIITALRLPTSEAVVWQQLVVGFEQWGQALAAAQALASTAFELNAITVLEGPLASQLPWPAGCPAPEPGEQRLLLLAAPAALEGLPSWLAARGGALRWQAPQGQSRGLPLRELSWNHTTLHWRAQHPDWTYLQMLLPQPEAPCLERLREQWGDDLLWHLEAVRQQGAARLAALPLLRWRGEAALQRLLDDCRRCGAVLFNPHVISVEDGGLGVIDADQVAAKAAYDPAGLLNPGKLRGWVNSPG from the coding sequence ATGGCTGAGCGTTGCCCTGAGGCCCAGATCACTGCCCTGGCAGCTGAGCTGGGCCGGTTGGATTCGGCCCTGCTGCTGCTGGGGGCCGAGTCGCCTATGGAGCTCGAGCGGCTCTCCCGCGACTACTACGACTACTCGCCAGTGCTGGTGCCCTTGCTGCAAGGCTGCCGCGCCCAGCTGGTGGCTAGAGCCACCACGGTGGAGCAGGTGCTGCTGGTGGCAGGAGCCTGTGCTCGCCACGGCGTGCCCTTGACGGTGCGGGGTGCCGGCACGGGCAACTACGGCCAGTGCGTGCCGCTGCAAGGCGGCTTGGTGCTGGATCTCAGCGGCCTCAATCAGCTACGCCAGTTGGATGAAGCCACCGGCGTGCTCGAGGTGGAGGCAGGCGCCTTGATGGGGGCGATCGAGCAGCAGTTGGCCCCCCGGGGCCGGGCCCTGCGGCTGGTGCCCAGCACGGTGCGCAGCGCCAGCATCGGTGGCTTTATCGCCGGTGGCTCCGGCGGCATCGGCTCCCTGCGCTGGGGTTTTCTGCGCGATCCCGGCAACTTGCTGGGCCTGGAGGTGGTAACCCTCGAGCCCGAGCCGCGGCTGCTGCAGCTCGATGCCGCCGCCAGCGCCCCGCTCAACCACGCCTACGGCACCAATGGCATCATCACGGCCCTGCGGCTGCCCACCAGCGAGGCAGTGGTTTGGCAGCAGCTGGTGGTGGGTTTCGAACAGTGGGGGCAGGCCCTGGCGGCGGCTCAGGCCCTTGCCAGCACGGCCTTTGAGCTCAATGCAATCACCGTGCTGGAGGGGCCGCTGGCTAGCCAGCTCCCCTGGCCGGCGGGCTGTCCGGCGCCCGAGCCTGGTGAGCAGCGCCTGTTGTTGCTGGCCGCCCCCGCTGCCCTGGAGGGGTTGCCGAGCTGGCTGGCGGCCCGGGGCGGAGCGCTGCGCTGGCAGGCCCCCCAGGGCCAGAGCCGGGGGCTGCCGCTGCGGGAGCTCAGCTGGAACCACACCACCCTGCATTGGCGCGCCCAGCATCCGGATTGGACCTACCTGCAGATGCTGCTGCCCCAGCCGGAGGCCCCCTGCCTGGAGCGATTGAGGGAGCAGTGGGGCGACGACCTGCTTTGGCACCTGGAGGCCGTGAGGCAGCAGGGTGCGGCCCGGCTGGCGGCCCTGCCACTGCTGCGCTGGCGCGGCGAGGCGGCCCTGCAGCGGCTACTAGACGATTGCCGCCGCTGCGGTGCCGTGCTGTTCAACCCCCACGTGATCAGCGTCGAAGATGGCGGCTTGGGTGTGATCGATGCCGACCAGGTGGCAGCAAAGGCCGCCTACGACCCGGCCGGCCTGCTCAACCCCGGCAAATTGCGCGGCTGGGTTAACAGCCCAGGCTGA